The Candidatus Aenigmatarchaeota archaeon genome has a window encoding:
- the trmY gene encoding tRNA (pseudouridine(54)-N(1))-methyltransferase TrmY has translation MREFILFSRTARTDSNFSNLVEGGRMDVVYQCIIMSIFSSHRHRDNIFHAILNGPPKPPLHLEVDGKELRDARIDEECWKEIIKKILSGGSHPGIKIDKKSFQELIKEKRRVYVLEERGKDILEVEFDENPIFVLGDQVGLPKKEEKFALRFGEKVSLGKGLYLSSSAIDIVNWVLDKRGIK, from the coding sequence ATGAGGGAATTCATTTTATTTTCAAGGACAGCAAGGACAGATTCAAACTTTTCAAATTTAGTTGAAGGGGGAAGGATGGATGTTGTATATCAATGTATAATAATGAGCATATTTTCTTCCCATAGACACCGTGATAATATCTTCCACGCAATCCTAAATGGTCCTCCAAAACCACCATTACACCTGGAAGTTGATGGGAAAGAATTGAGAGACGCGAGGATAGATGAAGAATGTTGGAAGGAGATAATTAAGAAAATATTATCAGGGGGGTCACATCCTGGAATAAAGATAGATAAGAAAAGTTTTCAGGAACTAATAAAAGAAAAGAGGAGGGTCTATGTTTTAGAAGAGAGAGGGAAGGATATATTGGAAGTTGAATTTGATGAAAATCCTATATTTGTCCTGGGGGACCAGGTTGGGCTACCTAAAAAGGAAGAAAAATTCGCTTTGAGGTTTGGTGAAAAAGTTTCCTTGGGAAAAGGTTTGTATTTATCTTCTTCTGCAATTGATATAGTCAATTGGGTCTTGGATAAGAGGGGAATTAAATAG
- a CDS encoding DUF192 domain-containing protein: MKKLVIISLILLILISGCIERREGEKIYILTKMGKVKVMVETAKTPKEHERGLMFRENLEENSGMLFIFPREERKSFWMKNTLIPLDMIFIYSNGTINEIKQNVQPCKEDPCPTYPSKHPSKYVLEVNGGFCERKGIKVGDFVDFSNLNDLE; the protein is encoded by the coding sequence ATGAAAAAATTAGTAATAATATCTTTAATTTTATTGATTCTCATTTCTGGGTGTATAGAAAGAAGAGAAGGGGAAAAGATATATATCTTGACAAAAATGGGTAAAGTAAAAGTGATGGTGGAAACAGCAAAAACACCAAAAGAACACGAGAGAGGTTTGATGTTCAGGGAAAATTTGGAAGAAAATTCAGGAATGTTATTTATTTTCCCAAGAGAGGAAAGAAAGTCTTTTTGGATGAAAAATACTTTGATACCCTTGGATATGATTTTCATTTATTCAAATGGAACCATAAATGAAATAAAACAAAATGTTCAACCATGCAAAGAGGACCCATGCCCAACCTATCCAAGCAAACACCCAAGCAAGTATGTATTGGAAGTCAATGGTGGTTTTTGCGAGAGAAAAGGTATAAAAGTTGGTGATTTTGTTGATTTTAGTAATTTAAATGATTTGGAATAA
- a CDS encoding methionine adenosyltransferase, which translates to MKLSLEKLNKVVPVGKQKVELVERKGKGHPDSLTDGLCEAASRVISEYYIEKKGFICHHNLDKGLLVGGVANPTFGGGKVIEPPTVTVAGTATILDSLDDLKKIIYEEVDTYLSKQLRFIDYLNPEIFIKIHPGSQDLVGLYERFGKGDIPLANDTSIGVGFAPYSKLEKMVLDIEKFLNDQKTKKKYPFIGEDIKVMGYRKEEKITITCAIAWVSEFTNNLEEYYEQKNKVLDLIRKFGDENTEIFINTADEKDSVYLTVSGTSWENGDDGQVGRGNRINGLITPCRPMSLEAAAGKNSVSHVGKIYNFKAMEIAQKIQEEFKPEEVSVQLLSQIGKPLNQPYVGIKYISDKNIKESDIENIIEDSLSQKGLEELREKILRGELSVF; encoded by the coding sequence ATGAAATTATCCTTAGAGAAATTAAATAAAGTAGTTCCTGTAGGTAAGCAAAAAGTTGAACTCGTTGAAAGAAAAGGGAAGGGTCACCCTGATTCCTTGACAGATGGGTTGTGCGAAGCTGCTTCTAGGGTTATTTCAGAATATTACATAGAAAAGAAAGGATTCATATGCCACCACAATCTTGACAAAGGCCTTTTAGTGGGAGGTGTTGCAAACCCAACTTTTGGTGGAGGAAAGGTAATAGAACCACCCACTGTAACAGTAGCTGGAACCGCAACTATTTTAGATAGCTTGGATGATTTAAAAAAGATCATATACGAAGAAGTTGACACTTACTTATCCAAACAGCTAAGGTTTATCGATTATTTAAACCCAGAAATTTTCATAAAAATTCATCCGGGGTCTCAGGATCTAGTGGGGTTGTATGAAAGATTTGGTAAGGGAGATATTCCGCTTGCAAATGACACCTCTATAGGTGTTGGATTTGCGCCCTATTCAAAATTGGAAAAAATGGTCCTTGATATTGAGAAATTCTTGAATGATCAAAAGACGAAGAAAAAATATCCATTTATAGGAGAAGATATAAAAGTTATGGGTTATAGAAAGGAGGAGAAAATTACCATAACTTGTGCAATTGCCTGGGTCAGCGAGTTTACAAATAATCTAGAAGAATATTATGAACAAAAAAATAAAGTATTGGATTTAATTAGGAAATTTGGTGATGAAAATACCGAGATATTCATAAATACTGCAGATGAAAAGGATAGCGTATATTTGACTGTTAGTGGAACTTCATGGGAAAATGGAGACGATGGACAAGTTGGAAGAGGCAATAGGATTAATGGCTTGATAACTCCTTGCAGGCCTATGTCTCTTGAAGCTGCTGCCGGAAAGAATTCTGTTTCTCATGTGGGGAAAATATACAATTTCAAGGCTATGGAAATAGCCCAGAAGATACAAGAAGAGTTCAAACCAGAAGAGGTTTCTGTTCAATTACTATCCCAGATAGGTAAACCACTGAACCAGCCTTATGTTGGGATAAAATACATTTCAGACAAAAATATAAAAGAATCAGACATAGAGAATATCATAGAAGATAGTCTTTCCCAGAAAGGATTGGAAGAATTAAGAGAAAAAATACTAAGAGGAGAATTATCTGTTTTTTGA
- the asnS gene encoding asparagine--tRNA ligase, with the protein MKLDRIEEILEGRKKGTVRIGGWVENFRSSGGVMFLVIRDGSGFIQATVHKEDVDEKTFKEVDKITQESSLIIEGDVREDKRAPGGFEIRLKKVEILQIAEEYPLGKKEHGPEFLFDNRHLWLRSRRQNAILKIRSTIIKSSIDFLDEEGFVRVDSPILTPVSCEDIVTLFEVKYPGGKVYLSQSGQLYSEASIASLGRVYCFGPTFRAEKSKTRKHLAEFWMLEPEMAFYDFEDNIKLQEELVTRIVKDVLRKNKKELEVLGSDISKLEKIEPPFPRISYKEAIELLQKNGFKIKYGEDFGAPQERFISQQFDKPIIIHRFPAAIKAFYMEPDPENPELTLSDDIIAPGGYGEIISGSQRISDLKLLEKKIKDFKLKKENYQWYLDLRRYGAVPHSGFGIGLERVLMWICGLETIKEAIPFPRTMGRMKP; encoded by the coding sequence ATGAAATTAGATAGAATAGAGGAGATACTAGAGGGTAGAAAAAAAGGAACTGTGAGAATAGGGGGCTGGGTCGAGAATTTTAGATCAAGTGGAGGGGTAATGTTTCTTGTAATAAGAGATGGTTCGGGATTTATTCAGGCTACTGTACACAAGGAGGATGTGGATGAAAAAACATTCAAGGAAGTTGATAAAATCACTCAGGAATCATCCTTGATTATCGAGGGTGATGTTAGGGAAGATAAAAGGGCTCCCGGTGGATTTGAAATAAGATTGAAAAAGGTTGAGATATTACAAATAGCCGAAGAATATCCATTAGGGAAGAAGGAACATGGCCCTGAATTCTTGTTTGACAATAGGCATCTCTGGTTGAGAAGTAGAAGACAAAATGCAATCCTAAAGATAAGGTCAACAATAATCAAAAGTTCAATTGATTTCCTGGATGAAGAGGGTTTTGTGAGAGTTGATTCTCCAATATTAACACCAGTTTCATGTGAAGATATAGTGACACTTTTTGAAGTTAAATATCCTGGAGGCAAGGTCTATCTCAGCCAGAGTGGCCAGTTGTATAGTGAAGCGTCAATAGCATCATTAGGAAGAGTTTATTGTTTTGGTCCAACATTTAGGGCAGAAAAGTCAAAGACAAGAAAGCATCTGGCAGAATTTTGGATGCTTGAACCAGAAATGGCCTTCTATGATTTTGAAGATAATATAAAATTGCAAGAGGAATTGGTAACAAGGATAGTAAAGGATGTGCTCAGAAAAAACAAGAAAGAATTGGAAGTACTAGGGAGTGATATATCAAAATTAGAAAAAATAGAACCCCCTTTCCCTAGAATAAGTTATAAGGAAGCAATAGAATTGCTACAAAAAAATGGGTTTAAAATAAAATATGGAGAAGATTTTGGAGCACCTCAGGAAAGGTTTATTTCACAACAATTTGATAAACCAATAATAATACACAGGTTTCCCGCAGCCATAAAAGCATTTTATATGGAACCTGATCCAGAGAACCCAGAATTAACACTTTCAGATGATATAATAGCTCCAGGTGGATATGGAGAAATAATTAGTGGCAGCCAGAGAATAAGTGATTTAAAATTGTTAGAAAAGAAAATAAAAGATTTCAAATTGAAAAAGGAAAACTACCAATGGTATCTTGATCTGAGAAGATATGGAGCAGTACCACATTCGGGATTTGGAATAGGTCTAGAAAGAGTTTTGATGTGGATTTGTGGTTTGGAAACGATAAAAGAAGCAATACCATTTCCAAGAACTATGGGGAGAATGAAACCTTAA
- a CDS encoding CBS domain-containing protein, producing MKVRDAMNPKVVVATKDISIKEVARIMAKYKIGSLIIVDKEKMKGLINYEIAVERENIIGVITESDIVRKVVALGLDLTQTKVEEVMTTNVIIVNADMDITEACQIMVRNKIKRLPVIDGGNLAGIITTTDIISVEPKLIEDLAKVMLFSERQLFAG from the coding sequence ATGAAAGTAAGAGATGCTATGAACCCTAAAGTTGTCGTTGCAACCAAGGATATCTCTATAAAAGAGGTTGCCAGAATAATGGCCAAATACAAGATAGGTTCATTAATAATAGTGGACAAAGAAAAGATGAAAGGTTTGATAAATTATGAAATAGCAGTTGAGAGGGAAAATATAATAGGAGTTATCACAGAAAGTGATATAGTAAGGAAGGTTGTGGCACTTGGGTTGGATTTAACACAAACGAAAGTTGAGGAAGTAATGACAACAAATGTGATCATAGTAAATGCTGATATGGATATAACAGAAGCGTGTCAGATAATGGTGCGAAATAAGATAAAGAGATTACCAGTTATCGATGGTGGAAATCTTGCCGGTATTATAACTACTACAGATATAATATCAGTAGAGCCAAAATTAATCGAAGACCTTGCAAAGGTTATGCTCTTCTCAGAGAGGCAGTTATTTGCAGGTTAA
- a CDS encoding LSM domain-containing protein translates to MAERPIDALDKAKGKKVFVKLKNGEEITGSLKALDLHLNLWLEDTEIEGKDYKKKFSILLIRGDNILYASPV, encoded by the coding sequence ATGGCTGAAAGACCAATAGACGCTTTGGACAAAGCAAAGGGAAAGAAGGTTTTTGTTAAGTTGAAGAATGGTGAAGAAATAACAGGATCACTCAAGGCATTGGATCTACATCTAAACCTCTGGCTTGAGGATACAGAAATAGAGGGGAAGGACTACAAGAAAAAATTCAGTATTCTTTTGATAAGAGGAGACAATATTCTATATGCTTCTCCTGTCTGA
- a CDS encoding CBS domain-containing protein produces MIKRMREERGITQQKLAKFVGVSQAHIAKIENGKVNPTLSTINKILSILESRNEIECGKIMKRNIISVGPDVKVSEIIKIMSQFGISQIPVIYKGMSIGSITEKTIIDNMKKNLKKTKVRDIMEKPFPILSAGESVNVARALLEYTQAILVSDNNKIVGIITKSDLLKTMK; encoded by the coding sequence ATGATAAAGAGAATGAGGGAAGAAAGGGGAATAACCCAACAGAAACTGGCCAAGTTTGTTGGTGTCTCTCAGGCTCACATAGCAAAAATAGAAAATGGTAAGGTAAATCCCACTTTATCTACAATAAACAAGATACTATCTATTCTTGAGAGTCGAAATGAAATTGAATGCGGGAAGATAATGAAGAGGAATATAATTTCCGTTGGGCCAGATGTCAAAGTATCAGAAATCATAAAAATAATGTCTCAATTTGGAATTTCACAAATCCCCGTAATATATAAGGGAATGTCAATTGGAAGCATCACCGAGAAAACGATAATAGACAACATGAAAAAGAATCTGAAGAAAACAAAAGTTAGAGATATAATGGAAAAACCGTTTCCAATCCTAAGTGCAGGAGAAAGTGTTAATGTTGCAAGAGCTCTTCTTGAATACACACAAGCAATCCTAGTTAGTGATAATAATAAAATAGTTGGTATAATAACAAAGTCTGATTTACTAAAGACAATGAAATAA
- a CDS encoding DNA double-strand break repair nuclease NurA, producing the protein MDFQKRLEEIIERINFLETKRIKLGRFLRKINEDFNIGPNEEIVEPQIINKIEDEFPEKVSVLGVDGGIIKHSYHGLDLVLMRSVGVNFIYEYGKLVDVTYYPSSNPLPIPKMLSEPFSDVELNFYYNFERQIMEIQTTIEATEKLKPDFVLLDGSVIPTYVTKPDNPELKQYYNNLLEKYKELFEIIKKHKLRIAGIVEDSRGMKFCDIIKRRIMSKMGTHLSLELQKILDKTRDTNILFYILKKQERTCIFNYSSNPEVHPILKEFEKLSKNFFTFYIRTADFDRPVRVDFISFENPIVVANDISSVLLRTSGHAGYGIPSVLIEADQRAKLNEKDMEMFYSDLVSKIGNLSTLFKMRREMRPF; encoded by the coding sequence ATGGATTTTCAGAAAAGATTAGAGGAGATTATTGAGAGAATAAATTTCTTAGAAACAAAGAGAATAAAATTAGGCAGATTCTTGAGAAAAATAAACGAAGATTTTAACATAGGCCCGAATGAGGAAATAGTTGAACCCCAAATAATAAACAAAATAGAGGATGAATTTCCAGAAAAAGTTAGTGTTCTTGGGGTGGATGGTGGTATAATTAAGCACAGTTATCACGGATTGGACCTTGTTCTAATGAGATCTGTTGGGGTGAATTTTATTTATGAATATGGAAAATTGGTAGATGTTACTTATTATCCTTCTTCCAATCCATTACCAATTCCCAAGATGTTATCTGAGCCCTTTTCAGATGTTGAGTTGAATTTTTATTACAATTTTGAAAGGCAGATAATGGAGATACAGACAACCATAGAGGCAACCGAGAAATTAAAACCGGATTTTGTTCTTCTTGATGGCTCTGTGATACCAACATATGTGACAAAACCAGACAATCCAGAACTAAAACAATATTACAACAATCTGTTAGAGAAATACAAGGAACTATTTGAAATCATAAAAAAACATAAGTTAAGAATAGCTGGAATAGTTGAGGACAGCAGGGGAATGAAATTTTGTGATATAATTAAAAGAAGAATCATGTCCAAGATGGGGACTCATCTATCTTTGGAATTACAAAAGATATTGGATAAGACTAGGGACACAAACATCCTTTTTTACATTTTAAAAAAACAGGAAAGGACTTGTATTTTCAATTACTCATCAAACCCTGAAGTTCACCCGATACTAAAAGAGTTCGAGAAACTTAGCAAAAATTTTTTCACATTTTACATAAGAACAGCAGATTTTGACAGGCCAGTAAGAGTGGACTTCATATCTTTTGAAAATCCAATAGTTGTCGCAAATGATATTTCCTCAGTTCTACTAAGAACATCAGGACATGCGGGCTATGGAATACCCTCCGTTTTAATAGAAGCTGATCAGAGGGCCAAGTTAAATGAGAAGGATATGGAAATGTTCTATTCTGACTTGGTTTCAAAAATTGGTAATCTTTCAACTTTATTTAAAATGAGAAGAGAGATGAGACCATTCTAG